A section of the Glandiceps talaboti chromosome 8, keGlaTala1.1, whole genome shotgun sequence genome encodes:
- the LOC144439146 gene encoding 1-phosphatidylinositol phosphodiesterase-like has translation MDFFKGVGDAIGKAVDVVTDVNTYEALFDATGKALTGSGTPNEHPTDWFPNWMSNMSNRISLSSLSIPGTHQTMTYEGHGGQFTQCQIWKLDTQLKAGIRFLDIRCRHFNNCLPIHHESFYQHFSFTDVLKMTTAFLSERPKEVIVMRVRKEYNEEGNSRSMSDSVNVALSRFSERFFWRSSNVPTLGEARGKIVLLDDFEGGHRAGINYRSLIIADDWDVKSFSGGPINSKWDGVQRNLEEAEQDADDGQVYLTFCSGASSGAYPNQVAEKINPRLSTFLSRNTGKKRWGMVAMDFPSSNIINKIICSN, from the coding sequence ATGGATTTCTTCAAAGGAGTCGGTGATGCCATTGGTAAAGCAGTTGACGTAGTAACAGACGTAAATACATACGAAGCTCTCTTCGATGCAACCGGGAAAGCATTGACAGGTAGCGGAACTCCTAATGAACACCCTACTGACTGGTTTCCAAATTGGATGTCGAATATGTCTAACAGAATATCCCTCAGTAGTCTCTCAATTCCTGGAACCCATCAAACCATGACATACGAAGGCCATGGTGGTCAATTTACTCAATGCCAAATTTGGAAACTGGACACCCAACTAAAAGCTGGTATCCGTTTTCTTGATATACGTTGCCGACACTTTAATAACTGTCTTCCCATACACCACGAAAGCTTTTACCAACATTTTAGCTTCACGGATGTACTCAAAATGACCACAGCATTTCTCAGCGAACGGCCAAAAGAAGTCATAGTGATGCGGGTGAGAAAGGAGTATAATGAAGAAGGAAACAGCCGAAGTATGTCAGATTCTGTCAACGTGGCTCTATCCCGCTTCTCCGAAAGATTCTTCTGGAGATCAAGCAATGTGCCTACTCTCGGTGAGGCACGTGGTAAAATCGTATTACTGGATGATTTTGAAGGCGGACATAGAGCAGGTATCAACTATCGTTCTCTGATCATAGCAGACGACTGGGATGTAAAATCATTCTCTGGTGGTCCAATCAATTCGAAATGGGATGGTGTGCAGAGAAATCTCGAAGAAGCTGAACAAGATGCTGATGATGGACAAGTGTACTTGACATTTTGCAGTGGTGCGAGTAGTGGTGCATATCCAAATCAAGTTGCTGAGAAAATTAATCCACGCCTCTCCACATTCCTATCTAGGAATACCGGCAAAAAGCGATGGGGAATGGTAGCTATGGATTTTCCCAGTTCAAACATCATCAATAAAATAATCTGTAGCAATTAA